The DNA sequence GGTTCAGAATGCATGATAACATTTCTGGTAGTAATTGTTCAgcttattatcattattattattataattattataaactatTTGCCTCATTTATGTACTAAAGTATTTGTCCCCTTTCTGGTCAGCAGAAATGCCCCCAGTCTGTTAGTTTAAGTACAGTAGAGCATGTGTGGATGCTGGAGCTGTACTCACTCTATTGCCCCAGTCTGTATGGAACCAGCTCTTTGCACATGGGCCCATGTCACAGTTCTCCGCATCATTGGGACGAAGTTTCATGTTACACTCCTCATCCTCCACAAAATCACCCACATTACTGACGCACCGCACCTCTCGCGACCTCTGACCCACCCCGCAGGGCACCGAGCActaagaccacacacacacacacaaaaccacacaTGCATCATATGACAGTGCTGTCAAAACCCTTACAGTAAAGCTCATTTAACTAATGAGTAAACAATTTACAAATAGATGATTTTAAAATGATTACAAATGAAATATACAGTGTAAAAAGTTGTCCATTAAAATTAAGGTAAAATATGGGCTGCAGGGTTTCCAATTGTACACCATTTTTTGACAGTGGCTACACCATGTTCTCATTTCCgttttttattgtttcagtaaaaaacatgaaaataccatgataaaaaaagaactgTACTATACTTTTAATGAACATGTAAATTTGTCTGTAAAATCAGGGTATTTACCCTATTTTAACAGGGTtagataaatactgaatactgaactgaactgatgacTGAATTGACTGGTCACTCACAGGACTCCAGTCGGAGCGGATCTGCCACTCGCTGCAGATCTTCATTTGGCAGGTGCCGCTGCTCTCAGGGCGATCGAGGTGGCGGCAGCGACTGGAGTGGACATTAAGGGTGCGGTTGGCATACGCCTGGCGGCAGAGGATCTGCCGGTGCTGCATGCCGAGGCCACACGTCTTACTGCACTCTGACCACTCGCCAATATCCCAACTGCCAAAGAGAAACACAAGACAGGTACTCAGGTCTATTCACTGTAAATCTCAGACCTCAGAGTGATTCAATTTCAATCATTTTACAATTAATTTAATCATGAAATCTCATATTTGGGCAAAAGTCAATTAGATTTGAGTATTTTACACAATAAAACCAATGTGTATTCTAACTATTTTGTTGTGTATGAGATCCACATCTACTTTATTAAATACtattataatgaaaaaaatatgtatatgtacattattaatattagtagtacattaaaatgattagtattaatattaaaataatattattattaatactactattattattagtagtatcaTTTTCTATTGTAAGTACTGTTTGACTGACAATGTTTCTTAGAGAGAGTTCTCACAATGCAGGGCATGGTTGGACATTGCAGGGCTCCTCCTGAGGGCTGGGTTTGGTACTACTGTCGCACAGGCTGTCCGACACGAGGTCATGAGTGATGCGGTGGACACAGCCAAACACGGTATACCTGCTACCTGCAGAGCAGATCATCAGACCATTCATTAAGAAGCAGTTCATTAAGGGTCAATATACTACACTGGATATTCTACAATAGTCTTGTTAATTATCGTCTGCTCTGACTGGTCAGACGTATTGTGCTTCGTTCTCAGATGTGGGTGTTTTGGCAGTCTGATGTAATGGGCAGGTTAAACAATTCAAGGTCACCTTTGCCACAGGAGGCACTGCAGTCGGTTGTGCCAGTGAGTTTCCAGTTGTATTCTCTCTGTCGGCGTGGCGGCTGGGCTGCGGGTACCTGGTTGTCAGGTGTACGGGGAGGGTACCTATGTCCACCTCCTTGTTCATATCCTTCCTGGGACGGCCGACCATTCTGGTCATGTCCTGGCCCGCTGGTCACTGTGTTACCTACAGAAAAGAGGGTATCGAGAGCAGTGAAACTACTGTACTGAATTTACCTATGTTTCATGGGAACAACAAGACTttactatattataatatactgtaattgtctatttacagtcattttttaTTTGACACTGACGCCTTTGGCTTGCTGACCGGGGGTCTTTATCTTTTAAGTTTTGTTGATCGCGTCCTATTACTAGATTCCTGTatagctgctttgtgacaatgacaattgcaaaacatttacattcacatttaagacatttagcagacgctcttatccagagcgacttacaaaagtgcttcactgtttactcaagaataacctcttATAAAAACCTCTAGtttgaaaattcaaagatacctctaagtttagacactattaaacacaagtcagtaaggagaccactctgctatttgccTCTATTTGTTTCTAttgtactctctgaagaggagggtcttcagtctaggtttgaagacagcgagcgactctgccgttcggacacccaggggaagctcgttccaccactttggtgcaggacagaaaaaaggctgggcgcttgtcttccgtggattttgaaggatggcgggtcgagccgagccgtacttgaagctggaagggatTTTGGTGcggaccggcttttgaccactgccatcaagtacggaggggctggtccgttcttggctttgtaggccagcgtcagggttctgaatctgatgcaggaagcagctacaggaagccagtgaagagagaacgcagcagtggagggaCATGACTGAATTTAGGAACGCTGAAggcgacccgtgccgctgcattctggataagttgcagttGCAGAAGAAGAGAAGCGCTATACAAATCAATTtgatttgaatattaatataatactaaatatagtaatatttatttattacgaTTTATTTGATGATTAGGTTATTAGACCTACCACATGAAGTGCTTATTACAAGTTTTTATTGTTAAAAAGACTCCTCTGACTCACCCTCGTCTGTGTTGCCAGCCGTGCTGACTGAGTTGTCTGATGGGAGGATGTATTCATAATGCACTCCGGGATTGGGCTGCTGGTAGATCATCTAAGCATCGAAACAGAAAAGAGATTTATCAATAACAAATAAAGCTCTTCAATCCTTTACATTCCCAGACTTACTGTATGTAGCGTAATACCTTTTATTCAGTGACTGCATGCAAAGCATTGCAATAGTGGTTCAATTCTGAGCAAAAAAGTTCAGGAGCTAAAGCCATTGGTGAATCACAAGATTGCCAGGAAACTCATCTCTAACATCTGTAACTCACAAAGACGTCCAGGACTTCATTGGTCGGCCCCTCTGCCAGAAAGGACTCTCCAGCCGTGCTGCTGATTTCATTGGGCCGTCGGTACGTGAACATGGTCCCGCCTCCCTCATACTTTCCTGGCCTGTCAATGGCCCAGTTTCCATTTATGATGGAGCGCCCAGAACGGCTCCGCAGAGCTgcaagacacagacacagtgtaACTTTCAGTATCTGATTTgcttacattacaaatgcaCCCCAACCCTGAGCTTCACTGACCACCTTATGAGCTTTATGACCTATACTGTACATAAGTCAATGTCACTGCCAGGTCGAGAGTGGGTCCACCATCCACAAATATGCAGCCAAGAGTGGCTCTGTGGTCAGGATTGACCACTAATGATGGGCAAGACATGTATTTCAGTGAAAGCGGTAGTGCAGGGGAATTCTGCCAGGACTTTCCAACCACTGAAATGCATCATCACTGAACAGCCCTACTGATGATCCTGTGAATGTTGCCTTTCTACTCCCACCCCTTCTCTCCCATTACAAACATCTGATTACATCAAATAACAATGACAAACACAGCCCCCACAGTCTCTGAATGGGCCTATTGTCACTTCATTCATTTGTCCACAGTACACCCACAGCCGTCTCACTCTCTGCAAAACCACCCCGCCAGACCAAGACATGTCCACAACCACATCTGTGTTTTCACCACCCCAACTTTCCGCTATGAAGCAATAGTTCAGTTAAAATTCAAACTTGCCCAAAGTTCCCCTACTCCAGATGTAGccaaggtaaaggtgcatgtatttgtcactgtacagcgaaatgtgtccttcgcatttaacccatctgtggtagtgaacacacacacacacacactggtgaactaggggcagtgagtacacacacacacacacacacacacacacacacacacacacacacacagcggtgggcagccaactccagtgcccagggagcagagagggtacagggccttgctcagaggcccaacagtggcagcttgccgggcccgggaatcaaacccacaaccctgttatcaatagcccggtgctctaaccgctgagccaccactgccaagTCAAGCTTGGTGTCTgaaatttgcttctttcacttggCAGCTAATAGGTTGGGGGGTTGCTGGGTtgttgatcacaaggttgttggttcgatacccaggtttACTAAGCTGTTGGGCCCTTCAACAAGGCCCTCAAGGTTAATTTATGCTCAACGTTATATGCAGATATGGACAGAACGTTCTGTCCGCATTTGCGCACATTCTGGGAAAGCTTATGGATACGGACGGAGTGGAAAAATGcccttttgtccatatttgaGCGTGCAATGTGAAACCAGATACCGACGTTCTGCATGCTTTGAAAACGGATAGGGACGGAAAGcagcagtaccactggaaatTGTTGGTGCAGTGCAGTAAGTACATTATCACAACCTCCTTCACCGTCaccaaatgtgttgctgtctctGAACTACCCTCTAGTGGACATATTGCGTAAATGCAATATAAATGCAGTATTAGCCTTTAGCCCTCTCTGCTCAGAGGGTACCGTACAAGcatatatatgaaaataaagGCATATTACACACTGTTCTCCATAATACTTGACCACTTTTGTCGATTTATGGTCTACTTTCATAGCTAGACTTTGTGTGTGATAACATTACCATGcagtttgcatgatgctaaACCAGTGGCTATAACCTTCCTTTACTTGTAAGCTACATTCGCCTCATAGCCTGAACTCTctctttaaggggttaaagcgaACGATGTAGCTGAGGGGAAGGGGACGCTAATGAAAGCATGTTTATGTACGTGGCCCCCGGAGGCCAGAGAGGGAGCCGGACCCATGCTGGGCTTTAGCATGGCTCTCATTAAAGCAATGTCTCCAACAATAAAACACTGACATTCCTCCAGTCACTCCTGAAATAGCAgcaactccttctctctctctctttccctctccttttctccttcttttcgactctctctctctctctctctctctctcctaatcCTAGAACCAGATTTTTCCCCCCACTGACATCTGAATCATTTCTAATGGGTGGGATTTATGAGGATGACAGGAGGAAGACAATGTCTCTGATGACTGGTACATTTGAGAATTGCTATCCAGGAATAGAAGGAAATTCTTTCATGTGCTTAAGGatcattttcattttacaaaTCCGACCAATTATAGAAGTTCAGGAAGAGCTAATTGCACAGAAAAAAATCTAGAGCCCTGAAATAGCTGTGTGACATTTTAAAAGTCGCTACTTAATCCAAATGTGGAAATTCGACTTTTATGTCTGAAATAATTTTAATGTAAACCACGCTCTGAGAAGTCTGCTCTGAGAAGTCTGCTCTGAGAAGTCAGCTCTGAGTTTATGTTAAGGCCTGTCTGACACACCATGTGGGCTCTAAAAGAGGCTGTGATTGTGGTTCTatgtattggtcagtatctgcgCTTAAATgccactgaaaaaaaacaaaactaataagCACAGAAATGCACCTTTTAGCAAGATTATAGCACATTATAAATTAACCAGCTAGTGCTGCGCTCATGACACTGAGAGCTTGGAATTTTCCAACTCGGAATCTCCCACCTCCACCTAAAAGCATCCGTGTAATTTCAGCTGTTTCAGGCTGGAAAAGGAAAGACACTCACAGCAAGCCAGAGCAGGAGcttattttgctgctgtgtgtttcttAAAAAGCATTAATGCTGAAATTAGTGGTTAGTTTAACATTAAAAAGCTTAATTCTGATATTCATTCTAAATAATCATAagctaaaatgctagctagcatgtcCTTGACTGTTTGGGCAGGAGAACAAATACATGTGTGGGATGTCTAATAAACTGTCTTGAGGAATCCATCAGTTTTTCTTCTAATATGGTAAAAGTGTCGTTTTGAGAACTTTAACCTCGAACACGACGAAgctttaataaagaaaatgcttcaacagctTTTTAGGCGATAAACAGATGTCGGACACAAATGGTACACGGATAAAAACGTAAGCATTTGTttaaaaagctttaaacttacactATTAAAAGTGTTAGGCTGTTTTTACTACCCAAATGCAGGGTAGAACCTGTTGGGTCATTTTACTGGACTATTTTTACAATGCTCAGTGGTTTTGGGGTGTCTTTTGTGGAGCTCAGCTGCTGGGTTAGTGACTGTGTCACAGCAACAACCCAGCCAATGGGTTAGTTTTCAACAATTTATTGACAGCAAGTAAGGAAGCTGAAGAGCACAGAGTTGCTTAAAGAGCATTTCTTTAGGCAGCAGAACAGAGCCATTATAGCCATTTACTACTTACTGCAGGAAGTGTGTGAAACCAATCAATTTTGATTTTAAACAGTTTGACTGAGCTTGAGCTCGAAAATGACCAAGACAGAGGCTTTATTTTTAACCCAGTATTATTTTGAGTGTACTATCATCACTTATCGTCATGGAATAGCAACGTTCTTAAGAAATTCAGACTTTCCAGGAGAAAATTATGAGTTGGAAAGATGGACCACCAAGTTCGGAAATTTTCTCAGTTCCCACTTGGTCTTAAATGCATCATAGGTAACCAACAAAACCACAAAGGCCGCTGGAAAGCTGTACCCTGGCGCTGAAAATATacaatgatcagccataacattaataccacctgtctaatactgAGTAGCCCTACTTGTGTCGCCATAACAGACCTGACCAATCAAGGCCAGTCAAGACCAATCCAGAAGAcctggtatctggcaccaatatgttagcagcagatcctttatgtTTTGTAAGTTATTGGGGGGGGTCAGATGTTCACATGTTTTGATTCAGTCGTCCAGCCATCATAATTTgccccttgtcaaagtgtcagTCATTTCAGTCATTAAAGCACTGTTTAACGAAAGCTACTGGAGATATCGCTTCATATTGTTGCCACTTACCGAGGTAGTTTTGGCTCTTGATCATCTCAGTGACATTGATCTTGATGGCTCCCTCTGGAATCTCCACGATCTTGTGGTAGCCCACTTTGGACAGGCTGTGCTGGAACATGCCGGAGACCAGCTTGCAGGCGGTGTTATCCCCTCCGCACACACCGCACTTATCCATCACCTTCCCAGAGCCCAGGAACTCATCACAGCCAGGACTCTGTGACACACACAAGGGAAGAGGGATACTCATAAAACATCTGACCCTGCCCTTTTACTTGACGTTCTCAAGATCTAGTTGTTACTACTGTTGGTACTGATTCAAAATTCTGCTCTCAGTTTCGGTTCttcaaatattttaattcaCACATCCACTGTGAAGTCTGGCCACTCGAATCTACACATCCCTTCTTTATGGTGCTCATCCTTCCTGTTGGACACTGGTCAATGGAAAGTGGGTGAAAAATTGGCCCAGGCTTGCAGTAAGTATAGCCTTCTCACATCAACAGGTCATAAATTCAAtccttccagcagtaaaagcAAGTGAACAGGTGCAGGAATATGGGAGAGAACAGGACAGGGGAGGACAGAGATGGAGTAAAGAGAGAAGTGGAGAAAGATGAGAGAAGTGAAGAAGAGAGAACTAAAGAGAAGAAAAGTGAAGATAagtgagagaaagggagaagaaaagaagtgaagatgaaaaagaaagataaaagagagaagatgaaaaagaaaagacaaaaaagatgtGAAACAGGAGGATGAGagaagatgagatgagatgagaggagaaatTCTGAGTGAAGTGAAGACAAaagaagagatgaaaagagatGAAAGGAAGATGAGAGTAGGTAAGATTACAGAAGTGataagaagacaagaaaagatgaaagaggtgagttaaagatgaaaagaaaaggaaattaAATATAGCTTAAATTTAGCAAAGCTGCTGAACACAGCGCCACCGTCTGGCCTGGAGCCATTTTTGGAGTCATATCTCAGTGAGTACTGTAAGACTGCCTCAGCTTGCTGTAACATTTACTTTTCCAGAGAATCCATGGCATTCCCAGACATTTCCCTGTCATAAACCATTTCCATACAATTCCCAAGCGAGGGCTCAAAACTGTAACGCTTCACAAAACACTCATACCACCGCAGTCCCTGCTCCGTAGCTATGGTCTCCCTGGTGGCTGTAAtgtattagaataaacacagcCTTTACTCACTGCGTACTCATCACACCCCTGCGGTTACATTCTACAAGCACTGTCTTAAAGCACACATCACCTCAGGGAAAGCATACCTCAGGCCCAACGTTTAACAGATGAGGATCATATAAATGCATCTCTATGGATTGGTTAGGTAGCTCCTAAATCATCTGGGCAAGCTGGATTTATAGCTTTGCCTGACATCTCAAACAACATTCATCAGCAGATAAGCAATACAGTCCTACAATGTGTTATTtcctttttattaaattattccaGGAAGGACCccctacatacacactcagGGGTGCTGCCAGGAATTTTGGgttccattaaaaaaagatattacactggtcCCTACAATTCCCTGCCTCCTGCCCTCACTTTACTCAGTATGATGCTGGCTAGCTCAGGCATCTGTCAGCTGACAGTGTTCTTTTCCAAGTGTGCTGACCTACAGTGATGTTCATCCTCTCAGCGCTGGGAGCACCATTAGACTGTGCCATTAGTTTTCTTCCATGCATTTGGAGAAGAACACTAACTGAGTGATAGGCAGCGGCTTAGAGAAACACATGGCTGTAAATTGTTGGGATAAGGTTTGGGGGCTTGATACAGCTTTGAAAGAGTATCTATAGAGCTTTAAAATTTGCATAACCTGGACTACAGTGAACACAGCTGGACACAGCCTTAACAAGCTATGAGACCTTAGCTATGAGAGCTAAGACCTTGCTAAACATTCTCCACAAGCTCAAGTCTCTTGGGATGCTCAAACCTTTCCATAAATGTTGAATGTTTCATATGTGAACTTTATGACTTTTGgtgatcagttcatcttctactcacttagctattcaaagtaacagttttttttaagtttttgaccagggttgcccaaacttttgcatgccactgtattcTAAGAATTTACACCGTGAGATGTTTTCTAAGACAATGTTTTAGATTTCACAGAATATTCATATTCCAGTATGGGTTTAGGCTACTTCACACACCGCTGTGCATGTTGACAAGcgtgcagacagacacacacaatttCATCTTGTAGGAAATGAGAGTGCATGAGGAGTGCTGGAATGGCAATCAGAGAAGCCCAGCAGAACCAGAGCTGTcaggttttacagtgtttacttaTGGAATGAAAGAAACTCATTCAGCACAGGCATAACAGCACAACACACTGAGGCCAACAAAAACacaccagaaacacacacacacacacacaaaaagcacTGCTGGATGTGGCCTGCCCAAATCCGGTTCCTGGAGATGTTCATCAGTAATTCTGACACCTGGTTAGAAGGAAGCAGTGATTTTTTTATTCCACAGATGACAAAAAGTCACTTTAACTAATTATCCTATCATGAGAGAGGACGAATGTGAACCAGGAGACTCTCTACTTCCTTAATAAATACAACTAAACCGATGAGTCTCGCTGTGACAACAAGCCCCCACGGCACAAAGCCTTCAAAAAGGATCTAATAGTTTTTCCTTTCACCACATCTACCCCAGTTCTGACCTTCCAGCACTCCATTTCTCACACTAACCTGCTCTCTGTGAGTGGCTTCCACTATTTGGCACCAGAGGATCCCCTGATTAACCAAAAAGAGGAGCTAAACAGCACTGAAATCCATGTTCAGCTGGAAAGGGTTAGACTGGTTATACTGGAAACAGTTAGACTGAGGAATTCCTCACCGTTAGTGTTAAAAGTGTCTCACGATGCACTGTAAAATCTGACCAAACTCAGACGGAAAACTTCTGCCTTGATTGGTTTGCTTCTTTCAAGCCAGCTCATTACATTTGTTGCTATTTACCAGCTAAATTATATAAAGGTATGAAACCAGTATGGCTGTGTATTGGTACTTTATTGGTATTGTGATCTGGCTTGCATGTAGTTTGAATGTCAAGTATGCTAGCTGGCATATGTAACACACAAACCACAGCTTCAGTTCTGTTCTCCATATTAAACCATTtgatatattattactatttttcttGTAAAATACTAATACTAGGGGAAGAGATGCCCAATGTACCCCGTCATTCCTCCTGCTCGGCGCCCCTCACCTCTCCGCTCCCCTGCTTCGGCAGCCGGCTACGCGTTGTGCTGGTGGAGTGGATCACTATGGCTACGGTGCTGCATCAGGACCTACCATTCATCCTGGCACCCAGCCACTAAATCCCACCTTGAAATGGAGAGGAGACAGGTGATGGCCGCCGGATGTGAGGGACAACTGCGTCCCTGAggccaggtttagctttagctctcaaGGTTGCTCAGACTTGAAGTGAAGGTGGAACTATGTTAGCCtggtgattggtcaggggtatgctgacGTAAACCTGATCCACTTTTAGGACCGCCCATTCCACATTGAGAGGAGAGCagtactggtgaaatacagcagacattcACTAGACTTTGGGAAGAGGCTGATAAAACATACTTTATAACATTATTTATATTGGGGGCCAGATTTGGGGGCCAGATTAacttaattataaataaatctttGGCTTTAAAGGTTTTTCCTTACTGAAAGGCTCATTTGTTTGCAGATGGATGATGAATCTTTATTCAACAACTCAGTTATTCACTTGAATATAATGCAGCTGGACAGAAACCTGGCTAAAGATTATTGTTCAGAGCAGCTTCTGAATCATTGCAGGGTGTCAGTAAATCTAAGTACAGGCCCAATCACACCCAAATCTAACTAGTGCctgaaaatacattattaaatttttttggCAGTGATGTAATTAAGCCCACTGCTTCTCAGCAGAGCCATGTAATAGACTCCCTTCTCAATACCACATCCTCAAACTTTCATTAGCTGCCAAATTGCGAGATTAAAATGAGACTGTCAGATGTGGcaagtttttttcacattaacATGTGTTGCAGAGCAAATCCGTGCAAACTTTTACTGCTAGGTTGAATTAGATTGCTGCAGGCCTCCGGGTTTGTTTCCTCTGAATATAGCAGCTCTTTGTTCTGACTAGGGGGTAAACTTTGTGGTTCTTCAGGAGGGATTCAGTTGTGTGAGCAAGGAAAGGTCAATGATCAGAGATACTTCCTGATTAGAGTCACAGAAACAGCAGCCTCGTTTGTGCCAAGAGTGGTGGCCAAGGATCGTACACAGCTGGCCAACCTGCTGACCATCCAACGCAGGATGTTTGCTTTTACAGGGTTCTACTTACAAAGTCACACAAGGGACATTTGTGTCGGCTAGTCAAGGCATCTCAAAAGtagtgctccactgactggtcaGGGTCACCGGTAATGTTACATGGTCTTGTCCAGCAGTGGAATAGGCTTTCTTAAAGGGATGCTACAGCACTTGTTAACCTAATCTCTATCTGCAGTCAAATACTACAGGCAGAAATTCAACAAACATACGTAcaaaaacagccataacattagcaccacgtgcc is a window from the Salminus brasiliensis chromosome 13, fSalBra1.hap2, whole genome shotgun sequence genome containing:
- the adamtsl7 gene encoding thrombospondin type-1 domain-containing protein 4; protein product: MLSVLALLLLLCLHTRILVKPWPQSPGCDEFLGSGKVMDKCGVCGGDNTACKLVSGMFQHSLSKVGYHKIVEIPEGAIKINVTEMIKSQNYLALRSRSGRSIINGNWAIDRPGKYEGGGTMFTYRRPNEISSTAGESFLAEGPTNEVLDVFMIYQQPNPGVHYEYILPSDNSVSTAGNTDEGNTVTSGPGHDQNGRPSQEGYEQGGGHRYPPRTPDNQVPAAQPPRRQREYNWKLTGTTDCSASCGKGSRYTVFGCVHRITHDLVSDSLCDSSTKPSPQEEPCNVQPCPAFWDIGEWSECSKTCGLGMQHRQILCRQAYANRTLNVHSSRCRHLDRPESSGTCQMKICSEWQIRSDWSPCSVPCGVGQRSREVRCVSNVGDFVEDEECNMKLRPNDAENCDMGPCAKSWFHTDWGNRCSAECGMGVRSRSVVCLINHISSLPLEGCGPDRPQEAQACNNGPCESRIEWFTGPWGQCSAECGTGSQQRAVVCLMKSDEGYSVMPPYECSSLDKPLGQQSCHMKACGAKWYYTAWSACSKTCEGGFRVREVRCLSDEMTPSEECEEGLKPEEKEECNPQPCVPHIDENCRDKYFNCNVVVQARLCVYNYYKMACCASCTRVAQRQLASKSYR